A genomic segment from Glycine soja cultivar W05 chromosome 20, ASM419377v2, whole genome shotgun sequence encodes:
- the LOC114402802 gene encoding clathrin interactor EPSIN 2-like isoform X1, whose translation MKKAIGQTVRELKREVNKKVLKVPGIEQKVLDATNNEAWGPHGSLLADIAQASRNFHEYQMIMAVIWKRINDTGKNWRHVYKALTVLEYLVANGSERVIEEIREHAHQISTLSNFQYIDSSGRDQGNNVRRKSQSLVLLVNDKERITEVRQKASTNRDKFRSNSTGGMYRPGSFSSSGSYGDRYEDDRYGSMEEDRSGYGYGREKEWGYRDDDRYGRDGYRDDEYRRRSVDDDQYGSRSRRSFRDRDHNFDDDGQHSSRGSSAKAEDHSLEGRLERKLSEQNVSAPPSYEETVSQSPLHYERDGGISAASAPKGSSPVSDNPRQTSAPTGSSLLSDNPTEATAAASTATSGNREVKAFDEFDPRGPPVSAAPAPANNVEMDLFGSLSESFSSNALALVPSTSKITTSQGNANLDSTASFALPPSASSNFNLVFEDPFGDSPFKASPSTETARSHPRTPQGLAPSQSSGPNTELVSNFGFGVSFSAPGASYTQHLSLNSQFLSMPPPSQETDILAEILPHAPLPGTTSEQNFPAPPDAQSSSSFSASSGQMAPQSFFPQSGQHMQQDFSAVTSQPAAQAVSAPGGQPLQPPSSVPTSQHAQQPFPSQADQPAQSGSHIYGGFPSLAAGSPTQEASSGMFPQSHGGHMNQGSMALVPSHTAPQASTGLSANYLSSQSPIAIDQASQFNSGSLLGQSFNHQPLGQGVHASQSAVSQPPKDKFETKSTVWADTLSRGLVNLNISGPKLNPLAYIGVDFDAINRREKRMEKPTTTTVTSTVTMGKAMGSGSGMGRAGVGALRPPSNPMMGMGMGSYGGVNAPMGMGQMPPPPSRFPPGNYNSMMGRSGYPQHPYGGYR comes from the exons ATGAAGAAGGCCATTGGTCAAACTGTTAGGGAACT TAAAAGAGAAGTAAATAAGAAAGTATTGAAAGTTCCTGGAATAGAACAGAAG GTTCTTGATGCTACCAACAATGAAGCGTGGGGTCCTCATGGATCACTTCTTGCGGATATTGCACAGGCATCCAGAAATTT TCATGAATACCAAATGATCATGGCAGTAATCTGGAAGCGGATTAATGACACAGGCAAGAATTGGCGGCATGTCTACAAG GCTTTGACGGTATTAGAATACTTGGTGGCTAATGGGTCAGAGCGTGTCATAGAGGAAATTAGAGAGCACGCCCACCAAATATCG ACATTGTCCAATTTTCAATATATTGATTCCAGTGGAAGAGACCAGGGAAACAACGTCAGGAGGAAATCACAGAGTCTCGTTCTCCTTGTGAATGATAAAGAAAGAATCACGGAGGTTAGACAGAAGGCTTCTACTAACAGAGACAA GTTTCGCAGCAATTCAACTGGTGGAATGTACAGGCCTGGTTCATTTTCAAGCAGTGGATCTTATGGTGATAGATATGAAGATGATCGTTATGGAAGCATGGAGGAAGATAGAAGTGGTTATGGCTATGGCAGAGAAAAAGAATGGGGCTATAGAGACGATGATCGTTATGGCAGAGATGGTtacagggacgatgagtaccgTAGAAGAAGTGTTGACGATGACCAATATGGCTCAAGAAGCAGGAGATCTTTTAGAGATCGTGATCataattttgatgatgatgGTCAGCATTCATCTCG AGGTAGCAGTGCTAAAGCTGAAGACCATTCACTGGAAGGAAG GTTAGAGCGGAAACTTTCTGAGCAAAATGTGAGTGCTCCTCCCAGTTATGAAGAAACTGTTTCTCAAAGCCCTTTACACTATGAAAG GGATGGGGGAATTTCAGCTGCTTCTGCCCCAAAAGGCTCTTCTCCTGTAAGTGATAACCCACGCCAAACCTCTGCTCCTACAGGATCTTCTCTTTTAAGCGATAATCCAACAGAAGCAACTGCTGCTGCCAGTACTGCTACATCTGGAAACCGTGAAGTTAAGGCTTTTGATGAATTTGATCCTCGTGGTCCTCCTGTATCAG CTGCCCCAGCTCCTGCTAATAATGTTGAAATGGACTTGTTTGGCTCCCTATCAGAGTCATTCTCTTCAAATGCATTGGCTCTTGTGCCTTCTACATCAAAAATCACCACCTCTCAAGGAAATGCAAACCTTGATTCAACAGCATCATTTGCACTGCCACCATCTGCATCCAGTAATTTCAACCTG GTGTTTGAAGACCCATTTGGTGATTCACCATTTAAGGCCAGTCCTTCCACTGAAACTGCTCGATCTCATCCCCGGACTCCTCAGGGTCTTGCACCATCCCAGTCAAGTGGTCCTAATACAGAATTGGTCTCCAACTTTGGGTTTGGCGTCTCATTTTCTGCTCCTGGTGCCAGTTACACTCAGCATTTGTCTTTGAACTCTCAGTTTTTGTCCATGCCACCACCATCACAGGAAACAGATATTCTTGCAGAAATTCTTCCCCATGCACCATTACCTGGGACAACCTCAGAGCAGAACTTTCCAGCTCCTCCTGATGCTCAATCCTCATCCTCCTTTTCAGCTTCATCAGGGCAAATGGCACCACAGTCTTTTTTTCCACAGTCTGGCCAACACATGCAGCAAGATTTCTCAGCCGTAACCAGTCAACCTGCAGCACAAGCCGTTTCAGCTCCTGGTGGCCAACCGCTACAACCCCCATCATCAGTTCCCACTAGTCAACATGCACAGCAACCCTTTCCATCTCAGGCTGATCAACCTGCACAGTCAGGTAGTCATATATATGGTGGATTCCCTTCCCTGGCTGCTGGTTCTCCGACTCAAGAAGCTTCTTCAGGCATGTTCCCTCAATCTCACGGTGGACATATGAACCAAGGATCTATGGCACTTGTTCCTTCACACACAGCTCCCCAAGCTTCAACAGGACTGAGTGCAAACTATTTGTCTTCTCAATCCCCCATTGCCATTGATCAAGCATCACAGTTTAACAGTGGGAGCTTGTTGGGACAGTCATTTAACCATCAACCACTTGGTCAAGGAGTACATGCTTCACAGAGTGCTGTTTCTCAACCGCCCAAGGACAAGTTTGAGACAAAATCGACAGTTTGGGCAGATACACTAAGCAGGGGGTTGGTTAATTTGAATATATCAGGAC CTAAATTAAACCCTTTAGCATATATTGGAGTTGACTTTGATGCCATTAATAGGAGGGAAAAGAGGATGGAGAAGCCCACCACGACAACGGTAACGTCAACTGTAACCATGGGTAAAGCTATGGGATCTGGTTCCGGTATGGGCCGGGCTGGCGTGGGTGCTCTCAGACCTCCATCAAACCCGATGATGGGTATGGGCATGGGAAGCTATGGAGGCGTGAACGCACCTATGGGTATGGGGCAGATGCCACCACCACCTAGTcgatttcctcctggaaattaTAACTCCATGATGGGAAGAAGTGGTTATCCTCAACATCCTTATGGGGGCTACCGATGA
- the LOC114402802 gene encoding clathrin interactor EPSIN 2-like isoform X2, with the protein MKKAIGQTVRELKREVNKKVLKVPGIEQKVLDATNNEAWGPHGSLLADIAQASRNFHEYQMIMAVIWKRINDTGKNWRHVYKALTVLEYLVANGSERVIEEIREHAHQISTLSNFQYIDSSGRDQGNNVRRKSQSLVLLVNDKERITEVRQKASTNRDKFRSNSTGGMYRPGSFSSSGSYGDRYEDDRYGSMEEDRSGYGYGREKEWGYRDDDRYGRDGYRDDEYRRRSVDDDQYGSRSRRSFRDRDHNFDDDGQHSSRGSSAKAEDHSLEGRDGGISAASAPKGSSPVSDNPRQTSAPTGSSLLSDNPTEATAAASTATSGNREVKAFDEFDPRGPPVSAAPAPANNVEMDLFGSLSESFSSNALALVPSTSKITTSQGNANLDSTASFALPPSASSNFNLVFEDPFGDSPFKASPSTETARSHPRTPQGLAPSQSSGPNTELVSNFGFGVSFSAPGASYTQHLSLNSQFLSMPPPSQETDILAEILPHAPLPGTTSEQNFPAPPDAQSSSSFSASSGQMAPQSFFPQSGQHMQQDFSAVTSQPAAQAVSAPGGQPLQPPSSVPTSQHAQQPFPSQADQPAQSGSHIYGGFPSLAAGSPTQEASSGMFPQSHGGHMNQGSMALVPSHTAPQASTGLSANYLSSQSPIAIDQASQFNSGSLLGQSFNHQPLGQGVHASQSAVSQPPKDKFETKSTVWADTLSRGLVNLNISGPKLNPLAYIGVDFDAINRREKRMEKPTTTTVTSTVTMGKAMGSGSGMGRAGVGALRPPSNPMMGMGMGSYGGVNAPMGMGQMPPPPSRFPPGNYNSMMGRSGYPQHPYGGYR; encoded by the exons ATGAAGAAGGCCATTGGTCAAACTGTTAGGGAACT TAAAAGAGAAGTAAATAAGAAAGTATTGAAAGTTCCTGGAATAGAACAGAAG GTTCTTGATGCTACCAACAATGAAGCGTGGGGTCCTCATGGATCACTTCTTGCGGATATTGCACAGGCATCCAGAAATTT TCATGAATACCAAATGATCATGGCAGTAATCTGGAAGCGGATTAATGACACAGGCAAGAATTGGCGGCATGTCTACAAG GCTTTGACGGTATTAGAATACTTGGTGGCTAATGGGTCAGAGCGTGTCATAGAGGAAATTAGAGAGCACGCCCACCAAATATCG ACATTGTCCAATTTTCAATATATTGATTCCAGTGGAAGAGACCAGGGAAACAACGTCAGGAGGAAATCACAGAGTCTCGTTCTCCTTGTGAATGATAAAGAAAGAATCACGGAGGTTAGACAGAAGGCTTCTACTAACAGAGACAA GTTTCGCAGCAATTCAACTGGTGGAATGTACAGGCCTGGTTCATTTTCAAGCAGTGGATCTTATGGTGATAGATATGAAGATGATCGTTATGGAAGCATGGAGGAAGATAGAAGTGGTTATGGCTATGGCAGAGAAAAAGAATGGGGCTATAGAGACGATGATCGTTATGGCAGAGATGGTtacagggacgatgagtaccgTAGAAGAAGTGTTGACGATGACCAATATGGCTCAAGAAGCAGGAGATCTTTTAGAGATCGTGATCataattttgatgatgatgGTCAGCATTCATCTCG AGGTAGCAGTGCTAAAGCTGAAGACCATTCACTGGAAGGAAG GGATGGGGGAATTTCAGCTGCTTCTGCCCCAAAAGGCTCTTCTCCTGTAAGTGATAACCCACGCCAAACCTCTGCTCCTACAGGATCTTCTCTTTTAAGCGATAATCCAACAGAAGCAACTGCTGCTGCCAGTACTGCTACATCTGGAAACCGTGAAGTTAAGGCTTTTGATGAATTTGATCCTCGTGGTCCTCCTGTATCAG CTGCCCCAGCTCCTGCTAATAATGTTGAAATGGACTTGTTTGGCTCCCTATCAGAGTCATTCTCTTCAAATGCATTGGCTCTTGTGCCTTCTACATCAAAAATCACCACCTCTCAAGGAAATGCAAACCTTGATTCAACAGCATCATTTGCACTGCCACCATCTGCATCCAGTAATTTCAACCTG GTGTTTGAAGACCCATTTGGTGATTCACCATTTAAGGCCAGTCCTTCCACTGAAACTGCTCGATCTCATCCCCGGACTCCTCAGGGTCTTGCACCATCCCAGTCAAGTGGTCCTAATACAGAATTGGTCTCCAACTTTGGGTTTGGCGTCTCATTTTCTGCTCCTGGTGCCAGTTACACTCAGCATTTGTCTTTGAACTCTCAGTTTTTGTCCATGCCACCACCATCACAGGAAACAGATATTCTTGCAGAAATTCTTCCCCATGCACCATTACCTGGGACAACCTCAGAGCAGAACTTTCCAGCTCCTCCTGATGCTCAATCCTCATCCTCCTTTTCAGCTTCATCAGGGCAAATGGCACCACAGTCTTTTTTTCCACAGTCTGGCCAACACATGCAGCAAGATTTCTCAGCCGTAACCAGTCAACCTGCAGCACAAGCCGTTTCAGCTCCTGGTGGCCAACCGCTACAACCCCCATCATCAGTTCCCACTAGTCAACATGCACAGCAACCCTTTCCATCTCAGGCTGATCAACCTGCACAGTCAGGTAGTCATATATATGGTGGATTCCCTTCCCTGGCTGCTGGTTCTCCGACTCAAGAAGCTTCTTCAGGCATGTTCCCTCAATCTCACGGTGGACATATGAACCAAGGATCTATGGCACTTGTTCCTTCACACACAGCTCCCCAAGCTTCAACAGGACTGAGTGCAAACTATTTGTCTTCTCAATCCCCCATTGCCATTGATCAAGCATCACAGTTTAACAGTGGGAGCTTGTTGGGACAGTCATTTAACCATCAACCACTTGGTCAAGGAGTACATGCTTCACAGAGTGCTGTTTCTCAACCGCCCAAGGACAAGTTTGAGACAAAATCGACAGTTTGGGCAGATACACTAAGCAGGGGGTTGGTTAATTTGAATATATCAGGAC CTAAATTAAACCCTTTAGCATATATTGGAGTTGACTTTGATGCCATTAATAGGAGGGAAAAGAGGATGGAGAAGCCCACCACGACAACGGTAACGTCAACTGTAACCATGGGTAAAGCTATGGGATCTGGTTCCGGTATGGGCCGGGCTGGCGTGGGTGCTCTCAGACCTCCATCAAACCCGATGATGGGTATGGGCATGGGAAGCTATGGAGGCGTGAACGCACCTATGGGTATGGGGCAGATGCCACCACCACCTAGTcgatttcctcctggaaattaTAACTCCATGATGGGAAGAAGTGGTTATCCTCAACATCCTTATGGGGGCTACCGATGA
- the LOC114402802 gene encoding clathrin interactor EPSIN 2-like isoform X3, with protein sequence MIMAVIWKRINDTGKNWRHVYKALTVLEYLVANGSERVIEEIREHAHQISTLSNFQYIDSSGRDQGNNVRRKSQSLVLLVNDKERITEVRQKASTNRDKFRSNSTGGMYRPGSFSSSGSYGDRYEDDRYGSMEEDRSGYGYGREKEWGYRDDDRYGRDGYRDDEYRRRSVDDDQYGSRSRRSFRDRDHNFDDDGQHSSRGSSAKAEDHSLEGRLERKLSEQNVSAPPSYEETVSQSPLHYERDGGISAASAPKGSSPVSDNPRQTSAPTGSSLLSDNPTEATAAASTATSGNREVKAFDEFDPRGPPVSAAPAPANNVEMDLFGSLSESFSSNALALVPSTSKITTSQGNANLDSTASFALPPSASSNFNLVFEDPFGDSPFKASPSTETARSHPRTPQGLAPSQSSGPNTELVSNFGFGVSFSAPGASYTQHLSLNSQFLSMPPPSQETDILAEILPHAPLPGTTSEQNFPAPPDAQSSSSFSASSGQMAPQSFFPQSGQHMQQDFSAVTSQPAAQAVSAPGGQPLQPPSSVPTSQHAQQPFPSQADQPAQSGSHIYGGFPSLAAGSPTQEASSGMFPQSHGGHMNQGSMALVPSHTAPQASTGLSANYLSSQSPIAIDQASQFNSGSLLGQSFNHQPLGQGVHASQSAVSQPPKDKFETKSTVWADTLSRGLVNLNISGPKLNPLAYIGVDFDAINRREKRMEKPTTTTVTSTVTMGKAMGSGSGMGRAGVGALRPPSNPMMGMGMGSYGGVNAPMGMGQMPPPPSRFPPGNYNSMMGRSGYPQHPYGGYR encoded by the exons ATGATCATGGCAGTAATCTGGAAGCGGATTAATGACACAGGCAAGAATTGGCGGCATGTCTACAAG GCTTTGACGGTATTAGAATACTTGGTGGCTAATGGGTCAGAGCGTGTCATAGAGGAAATTAGAGAGCACGCCCACCAAATATCG ACATTGTCCAATTTTCAATATATTGATTCCAGTGGAAGAGACCAGGGAAACAACGTCAGGAGGAAATCACAGAGTCTCGTTCTCCTTGTGAATGATAAAGAAAGAATCACGGAGGTTAGACAGAAGGCTTCTACTAACAGAGACAA GTTTCGCAGCAATTCAACTGGTGGAATGTACAGGCCTGGTTCATTTTCAAGCAGTGGATCTTATGGTGATAGATATGAAGATGATCGTTATGGAAGCATGGAGGAAGATAGAAGTGGTTATGGCTATGGCAGAGAAAAAGAATGGGGCTATAGAGACGATGATCGTTATGGCAGAGATGGTtacagggacgatgagtaccgTAGAAGAAGTGTTGACGATGACCAATATGGCTCAAGAAGCAGGAGATCTTTTAGAGATCGTGATCataattttgatgatgatgGTCAGCATTCATCTCG AGGTAGCAGTGCTAAAGCTGAAGACCATTCACTGGAAGGAAG GTTAGAGCGGAAACTTTCTGAGCAAAATGTGAGTGCTCCTCCCAGTTATGAAGAAACTGTTTCTCAAAGCCCTTTACACTATGAAAG GGATGGGGGAATTTCAGCTGCTTCTGCCCCAAAAGGCTCTTCTCCTGTAAGTGATAACCCACGCCAAACCTCTGCTCCTACAGGATCTTCTCTTTTAAGCGATAATCCAACAGAAGCAACTGCTGCTGCCAGTACTGCTACATCTGGAAACCGTGAAGTTAAGGCTTTTGATGAATTTGATCCTCGTGGTCCTCCTGTATCAG CTGCCCCAGCTCCTGCTAATAATGTTGAAATGGACTTGTTTGGCTCCCTATCAGAGTCATTCTCTTCAAATGCATTGGCTCTTGTGCCTTCTACATCAAAAATCACCACCTCTCAAGGAAATGCAAACCTTGATTCAACAGCATCATTTGCACTGCCACCATCTGCATCCAGTAATTTCAACCTG GTGTTTGAAGACCCATTTGGTGATTCACCATTTAAGGCCAGTCCTTCCACTGAAACTGCTCGATCTCATCCCCGGACTCCTCAGGGTCTTGCACCATCCCAGTCAAGTGGTCCTAATACAGAATTGGTCTCCAACTTTGGGTTTGGCGTCTCATTTTCTGCTCCTGGTGCCAGTTACACTCAGCATTTGTCTTTGAACTCTCAGTTTTTGTCCATGCCACCACCATCACAGGAAACAGATATTCTTGCAGAAATTCTTCCCCATGCACCATTACCTGGGACAACCTCAGAGCAGAACTTTCCAGCTCCTCCTGATGCTCAATCCTCATCCTCCTTTTCAGCTTCATCAGGGCAAATGGCACCACAGTCTTTTTTTCCACAGTCTGGCCAACACATGCAGCAAGATTTCTCAGCCGTAACCAGTCAACCTGCAGCACAAGCCGTTTCAGCTCCTGGTGGCCAACCGCTACAACCCCCATCATCAGTTCCCACTAGTCAACATGCACAGCAACCCTTTCCATCTCAGGCTGATCAACCTGCACAGTCAGGTAGTCATATATATGGTGGATTCCCTTCCCTGGCTGCTGGTTCTCCGACTCAAGAAGCTTCTTCAGGCATGTTCCCTCAATCTCACGGTGGACATATGAACCAAGGATCTATGGCACTTGTTCCTTCACACACAGCTCCCCAAGCTTCAACAGGACTGAGTGCAAACTATTTGTCTTCTCAATCCCCCATTGCCATTGATCAAGCATCACAGTTTAACAGTGGGAGCTTGTTGGGACAGTCATTTAACCATCAACCACTTGGTCAAGGAGTACATGCTTCACAGAGTGCTGTTTCTCAACCGCCCAAGGACAAGTTTGAGACAAAATCGACAGTTTGGGCAGATACACTAAGCAGGGGGTTGGTTAATTTGAATATATCAGGAC CTAAATTAAACCCTTTAGCATATATTGGAGTTGACTTTGATGCCATTAATAGGAGGGAAAAGAGGATGGAGAAGCCCACCACGACAACGGTAACGTCAACTGTAACCATGGGTAAAGCTATGGGATCTGGTTCCGGTATGGGCCGGGCTGGCGTGGGTGCTCTCAGACCTCCATCAAACCCGATGATGGGTATGGGCATGGGAAGCTATGGAGGCGTGAACGCACCTATGGGTATGGGGCAGATGCCACCACCACCTAGTcgatttcctcctggaaattaTAACTCCATGATGGGAAGAAGTGGTTATCCTCAACATCCTTATGGGGGCTACCGATGA
- the LOC114402802 gene encoding clathrin interactor EPSIN 2-like isoform X4, with protein sequence MIKKESRRLDRRLLLTETSFAAIQLVECTGLVHFQAVDLMVIDMKMIVMEAWRKIEVVMAMAEKKNGAIETMIVMAEMVTGTMSTVEEVLTMTNMAQEAGDLLEIVIIILMMMVSIHLEVAVLKLKTIHWKEERKLSEQNVSAPPSYEETVSQSPLHYERDGGISAASAPKGSSPVSDNPRQTSAPTGSSLLSDNPTEATAAASTATSGNREVKAFDEFDPRGPPVSAAPAPANNVEMDLFGSLSESFSSNALALVPSTSKITTSQGNANLDSTASFALPPSASSNFNLVFEDPFGDSPFKASPSTETARSHPRTPQGLAPSQSSGPNTELVSNFGFGVSFSAPGASYTQHLSLNSQFLSMPPPSQETDILAEILPHAPLPGTTSEQNFPAPPDAQSSSSFSASSGQMAPQSFFPQSGQHMQQDFSAVTSQPAAQAVSAPGGQPLQPPSSVPTSQHAQQPFPSQADQPAQSGSHIYGGFPSLAAGSPTQEASSGMFPQSHGGHMNQGSMALVPSHTAPQASTGLSANYLSSQSPIAIDQASQFNSGSLLGQSFNHQPLGQGVHASQSAVSQPPKDKFETKSTVWADTLSRGLVNLNISGPKLNPLAYIGVDFDAINRREKRMEKPTTTTVTSTVTMGKAMGSGSGMGRAGVGALRPPSNPMMGMGMGSYGGVNAPMGMGQMPPPPSRFPPGNYNSMMGRSGYPQHPYGGYR encoded by the exons ATGATAAAGAAAGAATCACGGAGGTTAGACAGAAGGCTTCTACTAACAGAGACAA GTTTCGCAGCAATTCAACTGGTGGAATGTACAGGCCTGGTTCATTTTCAAGCAGTGGATCTTATGGTGATAGATATGAAGATGATCGTTATGGAAGCATGGAGGAAGATAGAAGTGGTTATGGCTATGGCAGAGAAAAAGAATGGGGCTATAGAGACGATGATCGTTATGGCAGAGATGGTtacagggacgatgagtaccgTAGAAGAAGTGTTGACGATGACCAATATGGCTCAAGAAGCAGGAGATCTTTTAGAGATCGTGATCataattttgatgatgatgGTCAGCATTCATCTCG AGGTAGCAGTGCTAAAGCTGAAGACCATTCACTGGAAGGAAG AGCGGAAACTTTCTGAGCAAAATGTGAGTGCTCCTCCCAGTTATGAAGAAACTGTTTCTCAAAGCCCTTTACACTATGAAAG GGATGGGGGAATTTCAGCTGCTTCTGCCCCAAAAGGCTCTTCTCCTGTAAGTGATAACCCACGCCAAACCTCTGCTCCTACAGGATCTTCTCTTTTAAGCGATAATCCAACAGAAGCAACTGCTGCTGCCAGTACTGCTACATCTGGAAACCGTGAAGTTAAGGCTTTTGATGAATTTGATCCTCGTGGTCCTCCTGTATCAG CTGCCCCAGCTCCTGCTAATAATGTTGAAATGGACTTGTTTGGCTCCCTATCAGAGTCATTCTCTTCAAATGCATTGGCTCTTGTGCCTTCTACATCAAAAATCACCACCTCTCAAGGAAATGCAAACCTTGATTCAACAGCATCATTTGCACTGCCACCATCTGCATCCAGTAATTTCAACCTG GTGTTTGAAGACCCATTTGGTGATTCACCATTTAAGGCCAGTCCTTCCACTGAAACTGCTCGATCTCATCCCCGGACTCCTCAGGGTCTTGCACCATCCCAGTCAAGTGGTCCTAATACAGAATTGGTCTCCAACTTTGGGTTTGGCGTCTCATTTTCTGCTCCTGGTGCCAGTTACACTCAGCATTTGTCTTTGAACTCTCAGTTTTTGTCCATGCCACCACCATCACAGGAAACAGATATTCTTGCAGAAATTCTTCCCCATGCACCATTACCTGGGACAACCTCAGAGCAGAACTTTCCAGCTCCTCCTGATGCTCAATCCTCATCCTCCTTTTCAGCTTCATCAGGGCAAATGGCACCACAGTCTTTTTTTCCACAGTCTGGCCAACACATGCAGCAAGATTTCTCAGCCGTAACCAGTCAACCTGCAGCACAAGCCGTTTCAGCTCCTGGTGGCCAACCGCTACAACCCCCATCATCAGTTCCCACTAGTCAACATGCACAGCAACCCTTTCCATCTCAGGCTGATCAACCTGCACAGTCAGGTAGTCATATATATGGTGGATTCCCTTCCCTGGCTGCTGGTTCTCCGACTCAAGAAGCTTCTTCAGGCATGTTCCCTCAATCTCACGGTGGACATATGAACCAAGGATCTATGGCACTTGTTCCTTCACACACAGCTCCCCAAGCTTCAACAGGACTGAGTGCAAACTATTTGTCTTCTCAATCCCCCATTGCCATTGATCAAGCATCACAGTTTAACAGTGGGAGCTTGTTGGGACAGTCATTTAACCATCAACCACTTGGTCAAGGAGTACATGCTTCACAGAGTGCTGTTTCTCAACCGCCCAAGGACAAGTTTGAGACAAAATCGACAGTTTGGGCAGATACACTAAGCAGGGGGTTGGTTAATTTGAATATATCAGGAC CTAAATTAAACCCTTTAGCATATATTGGAGTTGACTTTGATGCCATTAATAGGAGGGAAAAGAGGATGGAGAAGCCCACCACGACAACGGTAACGTCAACTGTAACCATGGGTAAAGCTATGGGATCTGGTTCCGGTATGGGCCGGGCTGGCGTGGGTGCTCTCAGACCTCCATCAAACCCGATGATGGGTATGGGCATGGGAAGCTATGGAGGCGTGAACGCACCTATGGGTATGGGGCAGATGCCACCACCACCTAGTcgatttcctcctggaaattaTAACTCCATGATGGGAAGAAGTGGTTATCCTCAACATCCTTATGGGGGCTACCGATGA